A part of Desulfotomaculum nigrificans DSM 574 genomic DNA contains:
- a CDS encoding molybdopterin-dependent oxidoreductase, with translation MLVVGDSAGLDSQLFKHGVKTVVISPYLPKDINADVILPGAMYAETNGSVTNVEGKVQRLQAALHPLAGKENWEILIELAQAFSKQVNYSNQEEIYKEVLNQFLKR, from the coding sequence TTGCTGGTTGTAGGTGATAGTGCCGGGTTAGACAGCCAACTGTTTAAGCATGGAGTCAAAACAGTTGTTATTAGCCCTTACTTACCAAAGGATATTAATGCTGATGTGATATTACCCGGAGCTATGTATGCTGAAACCAATGGAAGTGTTACTAATGTTGAAGGCAAAGTGCAGCGCTTGCAGGCAGCTTTACACCCGTTAGCCGGTAAGGAAAATTGGGAGATTTTAATTGAGTTAGCGCAAGCTTTTAGTAAGCAAGTAAACTACTCTAATCAGGAAGAAATATACAAAGAAGTTTTAAACCAATTTCTCAAAAGATAA
- a CDS encoding NAD(P)-dependent alcohol dehydrogenase: MKGFAMLRIGEVGWIEKDRPVAGPYDAICRPLAIAPCTSDIHTVFEGAIGERHNMILGHEAIGEVVEVGSEVKDFKPGDRVVVPAITPDWRTLEAAAGFHQHSGGMLAGWKFSNIKDGSMGEYFHVNDADMNLAHLPDGIPLEAAAMIPDMVTTGLHGAENADIQLGATVVVIGIGPVGLMGVAGAKLRGAGRLIAVGSRPVCVEAAKFYGATDIVNYRNGDIVDQVLKLTNGKGADATIIAGGKPEVVAQAIKMTKPGGTISNINYHGEGEILPIPRLEWGSGMAHKTIKGGLCPGGRRRMEMLIDLVKYNRLDPGKLVTHVFKGIENCEKALLLMKDKPKDLIKPVVLVD, from the coding sequence ATGAAAGGTTTTGCAATGCTTCGTATCGGTGAAGTAGGTTGGATAGAAAAGGATAGGCCGGTTGCCGGACCCTATGATGCAATTTGTCGTCCTTTAGCAATAGCTCCGTGTACATCCGACATCCACACTGTTTTTGAAGGTGCCATTGGTGAAAGACATAATATGATCCTGGGTCATGAAGCTATCGGTGAAGTGGTTGAGGTAGGTAGTGAAGTTAAAGATTTTAAACCTGGCGACCGTGTAGTAGTGCCTGCTATCACCCCGGATTGGCGCACTTTGGAGGCTGCAGCAGGATTTCACCAGCATTCAGGCGGGATGTTGGCTGGTTGGAAATTCTCCAACATCAAAGATGGTTCAATGGGTGAATACTTCCATGTTAACGATGCTGATATGAATCTGGCCCATTTGCCGGATGGAATACCCCTTGAGGCAGCAGCAATGATTCCTGATATGGTAACTACCGGTTTGCACGGTGCTGAGAATGCAGATATTCAGCTGGGTGCAACGGTGGTAGTTATTGGTATTGGCCCGGTGGGCTTAATGGGTGTGGCCGGTGCAAAATTACGTGGCGCAGGCAGACTTATCGCTGTAGGGAGCAGGCCGGTTTGTGTAGAGGCCGCAAAATTCTATGGAGCCACAGATATTGTTAACTACAGAAATGGCGATATTGTTGATCAGGTATTAAAACTTACAAATGGTAAGGGCGCAGATGCAACAATCATTGCCGGGGGAAAACCCGAAGTTGTAGCTCAAGCTATAAAAATGACTAAACCAGGTGGCACAATCTCTAATATTAACTATCATGGTGAAGGAGAAATTTTACCGATTCCGCGCCTTGAGTGGGGCAGCGGCATGGCTCATAAAACCATTAAAGGCGGATTATGTCCCGGTGGCCGCCGGAGAATGGAAATGTTAATTGATCTTGTAAAATATAACCGTCTTGATCCCGGCAAATTAGTAACTCACGTGTTCAAGGGTATTGAAAACTGTGAAAAGGCATTATTACTAATGAAAGATAAACCCAAAGATCTAATTAAACCTGTGGTATTAGTTGATTAA
- the secA gene encoding preprotein translocase subunit SecA has protein sequence MLKFLKNLFDDNAREIKRLQRIVDDINGLEPEISRLTDEELRGKTAEFKQLLANGQTLEDILPRAFAVVREASKRVLNMRHFDVQLIGGAVLHEGRIAEMKTGEGKTLVATLPVYLNALTGRGVHVVTVNDYLATRDSEWMGQLYNFLGLSVGLIVHGLDWEERRRAYNADITYGTNNEFGFDYLRDNMALHPEQLVQRELNYAIVDEVDSILIDEARTPLIISGQADKPTDLYYTMARIVPRLTKDTDYTVDEKAHTALLTEEGVAKVEKMLGVANLYDDANMELTHHLNQALKAHALMKRDRDYVVKDGEVVIVDEFTGRLMFGRRYSDGLHQAIEAKEGVKIERESQTLATITFQNYFRMYKKLAGMTGTAVTEEEEFRKIYGLDVIVIPTNRPMIRQDLPDLVYKTEAAKFRAVVEDVAKRHATGQPVLVGTISIEKSELVSGMLKRKGIPHQVLNAKYHEKEAEIIAQAGRLNAVTIATNMAGRGTDILLGGNPEALAQAELRKKGLTGEEAEAEYQRLLAQYKKQCEEEREKVVALGGLHIIGTERHESRRIDNQLRGRAGRQGDPGSSQFYISLEDDLMRLFGSDNIAGLMDRLGMEEDVPIEHSLITKSIESAQKRVENRNFDIRKHVLNYDDVMNQQRELIYEQRRRVLTGENMAEHIKDTIATVVGRSVDMYAPEGVHQEEWDLAGLLEYASQFYLPNHDLKVSDLEDMGRDALKDELLERALAIYKTREEELGAETLREIERVVMLRLVDEKWMDHLDAMDQLREGIGLRAYGQKDPLIEYKFEAYEMFNNMIASIQEDVVRYIFRVNLVAPQPEKQRVVVENRYQEEGPPKPVRKEQQVGRNDPCPCGSGKKYKKCCGRGA, from the coding sequence TTGCTCAAGTTTTTAAAAAATCTTTTTGACGACAACGCCCGTGAGATTAAGCGTTTACAGCGCATAGTGGATGATATTAACGGTCTGGAACCGGAGATTTCCCGGCTCACCGATGAGGAACTGCGGGGCAAGACTGCTGAATTCAAACAACTGCTGGCCAACGGTCAGACCCTGGAGGATATTCTGCCCCGGGCCTTTGCCGTGGTGCGGGAAGCCTCCAAACGGGTGCTGAACATGCGCCACTTTGATGTCCAGCTCATTGGTGGCGCCGTGCTGCATGAAGGACGCATTGCCGAGATGAAAACCGGTGAAGGTAAAACCCTGGTGGCCACCCTGCCGGTTTATCTCAACGCTCTGACCGGCCGTGGTGTGCACGTGGTTACCGTGAACGATTACCTGGCCACCCGTGACAGTGAATGGATGGGCCAATTGTACAATTTCCTGGGTCTGTCCGTGGGATTGATTGTGCACGGCCTGGACTGGGAGGAACGCCGCCGGGCTTACAATGCCGACATCACTTACGGTACCAACAACGAATTCGGTTTTGATTACCTGCGGGATAACATGGCTCTTCACCCGGAGCAGCTGGTACAGCGGGAACTGAACTACGCCATTGTGGACGAAGTGGACAGTATTTTAATTGACGAGGCCAGAACCCCCTTGATTATTTCCGGTCAGGCGGACAAGCCCACTGACCTGTACTATACCATGGCCCGAATAGTGCCAAGACTCACCAAGGATACCGACTATACGGTGGATGAAAAGGCCCATACCGCCCTGCTCACCGAGGAAGGGGTAGCCAAGGTGGAGAAGATGCTGGGTGTGGCCAACCTCTACGATGATGCGAACATGGAGTTAACCCACCACTTGAACCAGGCCCTCAAGGCCCATGCCTTGATGAAGCGGGATCGGGACTATGTGGTGAAAGATGGCGAAGTAGTTATTGTTGACGAATTTACCGGCCGCCTGATGTTTGGCCGCCGCTACAGTGACGGGCTGCACCAGGCCATTGAGGCTAAAGAAGGGGTTAAAATTGAGCGGGAGTCCCAGACCTTGGCCACCATTACCTTCCAGAATTACTTCCGGATGTATAAGAAGTTGGCCGGTATGACCGGTACCGCTGTCACGGAAGAAGAGGAATTCCGCAAGATTTACGGTCTGGATGTAATCGTTATCCCCACCAACCGGCCCATGATCCGTCAGGACCTGCCGGATTTGGTGTATAAAACCGAGGCCGCCAAGTTCCGGGCGGTGGTGGAAGATGTGGCTAAGCGCCACGCCACCGGCCAGCCGGTGCTGGTGGGTACCATCTCCATTGAAAAGTCCGAACTGGTCAGCGGCATGTTGAAGCGTAAGGGTATCCCGCACCAGGTACTGAACGCCAAGTACCACGAGAAAGAGGCCGAAATTATCGCCCAGGCCGGCCGGTTAAATGCGGTGACCATTGCCACCAACATGGCCGGCCGCGGTACCGATATTCTTTTGGGCGGCAATCCCGAGGCGCTGGCCCAGGCTGAACTGCGCAAGAAGGGGCTCACCGGAGAAGAGGCTGAGGCTGAATACCAACGGCTGTTGGCGCAGTATAAAAAGCAGTGTGAGGAAGAGCGGGAGAAGGTGGTGGCCCTGGGTGGCCTGCATATCATCGGCACCGAGCGCCATGAAAGCCGCCGGATTGATAACCAGCTGCGGGGCCGGGCCGGCCGGCAGGGGGACCCTGGTTCCAGCCAGTTTTACATCTCCCTGGAAGATGATTTGATGCGGCTCTTTGGTTCCGACAATATTGCCGGCCTGATGGATCGCCTGGGTATGGAAGAAGATGTGCCCATTGAGCACAGCCTGATTACCAAGTCCATCGAGTCTGCCCAAAAACGGGTGGAAAACCGCAACTTTGATATTCGTAAGCACGTTTTGAATTACGATGATGTGATGAACCAGCAGCGGGAGCTGATATATGAGCAGCGGCGCCGGGTGCTGACCGGCGAGAACATGGCCGAGCATATTAAGGATACCATCGCCACGGTGGTGGGCCGCTCAGTGGATATGTATGCGCCGGAGGGTGTGCATCAGGAGGAATGGGATCTGGCCGGCCTGTTGGAATACGCCTCCCAATTCTACCTGCCCAACCATGACTTAAAGGTATCCGACCTGGAGGATATGGGCCGGGATGCCCTGAAGGACGAGCTGCTGGAACGAGCCCTGGCCATTTACAAGACCCGGGAGGAAGAGTTGGGAGCCGAGACCCTGCGGGAGATCGAGCGGGTGGTCATGCTGCGGCTGGTGGACGAGAAATGGATGGATCACCTGGATGCCATGGATCAGCTGCGTGAGGGCATTGGCCTCAGAGCTTATGGTCAGAAGGATCCCCTCATTGAATATAAATTTGAAGCCTATGAAATGTTTAATAATATGATCGCCAGTATCCAGGAAGATGTGGTGCGCTACATTTTCCGGGTTAATCTGGTGGCACCGCAGCCCGAGAAACAGCGGGTAGTGGTGGAGAATCGCTACCAGGAAGAGGGGCCCCCAAAGCCCGTGCGTAAGGAACAGCAGGTGGGCCGCAACGATCCCTGTCCCTGCGGCAGCGGTAAAAAGTACAAGAAATGCTGCGGGCGGGGAGCATAA
- the prfB gene encoding peptide chain release factor 2 (programmed frameshift), protein MDPEVRRELELLGKRIEDLRVSLDIANQQQEIEKLEHEMTQEGFWDNTEHSQQVTQKLALLKDKVEAFNSLESAYQDLEVMLELCNEEEDPLLDDELKSDLASLTKRVADMELEVMLSGPYDRNDAILSLHAGAGGTESQDWVQMLLRMFTRYCENHNYKVEVLDLLPGDEAGVKSATIQVSGPNAYGYLKSEKGVHRLVRISPFDAAGRRHTSFASVDVLPVVDDEVEVNIRPEDLKIDTYRSGGAGGQHVNKTDSAVRITHLPTGIVVACQNERSQTYNRAAAMKLLKAKLIDLELRKKEEELAALRGDQKDIAWGSQIRSYVFHPYSLVKDHRTGVEVGNVYAVMDGAIDEFIAAYLKQKR, encoded by the exons ATTGATCCTGAAGTAAGGCGCGAACTGGAGCTGCTGGGGAAGCGTATCGAAGATTTGAGGGTTTCTCTT GACATTGCTAACCAGCAACAGGAAATAGAAAAACTGGAGCATGAAATGACCCAGGAAGGTTTCTGGGATAACACCGAACATAGCCAGCAGGTCACCCAAAAACTGGCCCTGCTTAAGGATAAGGTGGAGGCCTTTAATTCTTTGGAATCCGCTTACCAGGACCTGGAGGTCATGCTGGAACTGTGTAACGAAGAAGAGGACCCTCTGCTGGATGATGAGCTGAAATCAGACCTGGCATCATTAACCAAAAGGGTGGCAGATATGGAGCTGGAGGTCATGCTCTCCGGTCCCTATGACCGCAACGATGCCATTTTATCCCTGCACGCCGGGGCGGGCGGCACCGAATCCCAGGACTGGGTGCAGATGCTGCTGCGGATGTTTACCCGCTACTGTGAGAACCATAACTATAAGGTGGAAGTTTTAGACCTGCTCCCCGGAGATGAAGCCGGGGTGAAAAGCGCCACCATTCAAGTATCCGGACCCAATGCCTACGGCTACCTCAAATCCGAAAAGGGGGTACACCGGCTGGTGCGCATCTCCCCCTTTGATGCGGCGGGCCGTCGGCATACATCCTTTGCCTCGGTGGACGTACTGCCGGTGGTGGATGACGAGGTGGAGGTAAATATCCGGCCCGAGGATTTGAAGATAGACACTTACCGCTCCGGCGGGGCCGGCGGCCAGCACGTCAATAAGACTGACTCGGCGGTGCGCATCACTCACCTGCCCACCGGCATTGTGGTGGCCTGCCAGAACGAGCGGTCTCAGACCTATAACCGGGCGGCGGCCATGAAATTGCTGAAGGCCAAGCTGATAGACCTGGAACTGCGTAAAAAAGAAGAAGAACTGGCGGCCCTGCGGGGCGACCAAAAGGATATCGCCTGGGGCAGCCAGATCAGATCCTATGTTTTTCACCCCTACAGCCTGGTTAAGGACCACCGCACCGGGGTGGAAGTGGGCAACGTTTACGCCGTCATGGATGGCGCCATCGATGAATTTATTGCCGCCTATCTCAAACAGAAACGATAA